In Populus alba chromosome 1, ASM523922v2, whole genome shotgun sequence, a single window of DNA contains:
- the LOC118053946 gene encoding transcription termination factor MTERF15, mitochondrial — protein MASNVPLRNLLSLVQNRSLKTSTVPPNTSSPSSFTVQYLLSSPGLHLESVHSVSQKLRIDESDLQNPHYVIGFLKAHDFKDAHIAKLIHKWPAVLHCKVEHNLKPKFEFFIENGFVGEILPELIVSNPDVLRRALDSRIIPCFELLKSVLGCSEKAASAFKRCSVSMMSAMEPNIDLLIKEGVPVDRIAKLIMLQPRTIQQKHQRMVYAVKALKDLEIDSKTTVFIHALRVMLQMSESTWNKKVEVLKSLGWTEEEILQAFKRCPFCFTCSEEKIRSVVDFLVNTLKMELRTVIGRPEFLMLSVDKRIRPRYNVLKILESKKLVIGKKNMKQLLTMRENNFFQNYVIKYADKVPGLLEAYEVLPKQ, from the coding sequence ATGGCAAGTAATGTACCACTGAGAAACCTGCTTTCTCTGGTACAAAATCGTTCCTTGAAAACGTCCACTGTACCGCCCAATACTTCATCCCCATCGTCATTTACTGTACAATACCTCCTTAGCTCACCTGGGCTTCACTTAGAATCTGTTCATTCAGTTTCCCAGAAGCTCCGAATCGATGAAAGTGATCTTCAAAACCCCCATTATGTCATCGGGTTCTTGAAAGCTCACGATTTTAAGGATGCCCACATAGCCAAATTGATCCACAAGTGGCCTGCTGTCCTCCATTGCAAAGTAGAACACAATTTGAAGCCTAAATTTGAGTTCTTTATAGAAAATGGTTTTGTCGGTGAGATTCTGCCCGAGCTTATTGTATCAAATCCGGATGTTTTGAGAAGGGCTTTAGATTCTCGAATTATACCATGCTTTGAGCTTTTGAAGTCGGTTCTTGGTTGCAGTGAGAAAGCTGCATCGGCTTTTAAGCGTTGTTCGGTATCAATGATGTCTGCCATGGAACCAAACATTGATTTATTGATAAAAGAGGGAGTGCCTGTCGATAGGATTGCAAAACTGATTATGTTGCAACCAAGAACTATACAGCAAAAGCATCAGAGGATGGTTTATGCTGTGAAAGCTCTTAAAGATTTGGAAATCGATTCAAAGACTACCGTTTTTATACATGCTCTTAGAGTGATGTTACAAATGAGCGAGTCCACTTGGAACAAGAAAGTTGAAGTGTTGAAGAGTTTGGGGTGGACCGAGGAGGAGATTTTACAGGCTTTTAAGCGATGCCCCTTTTGTTTTACATGTTCTGAGGAGAAAATCAGGAGTGTCGTGGATTTCCTGGTGAACACATTGAAGATGGAACTGCGAACTGTAATTGGACGTCCCGAGTTTCTTATGCTGTCTGTTGATAAAAGGATTCGTCCAAGGTACAATGTGTTAAAGATTTTGGAGTCGAAGAAGCTGGTTATTGGGAAGAAGAATATGAAGCAGTTGCTAACAATGCGGGAGAACAATTTCTTCCAGAACTATGTCATTAAGTATGCAGACAAGGTCCCAGGTTTATTGGAGGCATATGAGGTTCTTCCAAAGCAATAA
- the LOC118053947 gene encoding uncharacterized protein — protein sequence MVNAVNDLKNLGFDPKAPVFLEAVRVRIHMSESIWKEKIEVMKSLGWSEEEIFSAFKRDLIFLKSPVEKIRVATDFFVNTLKLGRQILSEDPEFFTLKIDKSCRRRHDVFKLLESEKLIEGGVKIEEVLKMRDKEFLVKYVKKYVDKVPGLWETFNGRKQQQSLPGLTEQWGKAAR from the exons ATGGTCAATGCAGTGAATGATCTTAAGAATCTGGGATTTGATCCAAAGGCTCCTGTTTTTCTTGAGGCTGTTAGAGTGAGGATTCACATGAGTGAGTCAATTTGGAAGGAGAAAATTGAAGTGATGAAGAGTTTGGGGTGGAGTGAAGAGGAGATTTTTTCGGCTTTTAAGCGagatctgatttttttaaaatcaccagTGGAGAAAATCAGGGTGGCGACAGATTTCTTtgtcaatacattaaaattggGACGGCAAATTTTAAGTGAAGATCCTGAATTTTTTACccttaaaattgataaaagttGTCGAAGGAGGCATGATGTTTTCAAACTTTTGGAGTCGGAGAAGCTGATCGAAGGGGGTGTGAAGATTGAGGAAGTGCTCAAAATGAGGGATAAGGAGTTCTTGGTGAAATACGTTAAGAAGTATGTGGACAAAGTCCCAGGTTTATGGGAGACTTTCAATGGTAGGAAGCAACAACAATCTTTACCCGGTCTAACAGAG CAATGGGGAAAAGCAGCTCGTTGA
- the LOC118053948 gene encoding F-box protein CPR1 isoform X1 produces the protein MKTLMRLFPEIAADILSRLPVKSLKRFRCVSKSWCKEIDSLYFINTHLKRSSQAHTHLSLILRDATNLCTVDLDSPDFTSIKLKNNPLKSDHCATEVMGSCNGLLALLNSDFSIALYNPSTREKKMIPVSPLEFPNDLDDSKVSSLFNFYGFGHDPINEDYKVVRFIHFYGDSPDGFFHCEVKVYSLKSNSWKRIDEYPYDLRFILPPDYHPRCRRGYGVFANSAVHWKATVVGKGKENGSDLIVAFDLGAEEFKIIPQPDYSSNEHEMNVGVLGGCLCVFCNKNCKQVEIWVMKEYGVKESWTHLCTVIAKLQVKEFWLHARPLAYSKGGDKILLELDNRFFVWYDLRRRKSKIIKIRGAPPIFIAEICVGSLVTLNGGGEGQTSGKDTQEKRKTRKKRAGNRWFRMQTWKTMDMERMDGDLNLLFSDSGLQVNVSFLGNIVFLAL, from the exons ATGAAGACGTTGATGAGGCTCTTTCCAGAGATAGCAGCCGATATTCTAAGCAGACTACCGGTCAAATCTCTCAAACGTTTCAGGTGCGTGTCTAAATCATGGTGCAAAGAAATCGACAGTCTATACTTTATCAACACTCATCTCAAAAGATCATCACAAGCACACACCCATCTCAGCCTCATTCTCAGAGATGCCACCAACTTATGCACTGTAGACTTGGACTCACCCGACTTCACCTCcataaaactgaaaaacaaTCCTTTAAAAAGTGACCACTGCGCTACTGAAGTGATGGGTTCTTGTAATGGACTGCTTGCCCTGTTAAATTCTGACTTTAGTATTGCTCTATATAATCCATCaactagagaaaagaaaatgatacccGTTTCACCTTTAGAGTTTCCAAATGACTTGGACGATTCTAAAGTGTCTAGCCTGTTCAATTTTTATGGATTTGGACATGACCCCATTAATGAAGACTATAAAGTTGTGAGATTTATACACTTTTATGGTGACAGTCCTGATGGGTTTTTTCACTGTGAGGTTAAAGTTTATAGCTTGAAGTCAAATTCTTGGAAAAGAATTGATGAATATCCTTATGACTTGAGGTTTATTCTGCCACCTGATTATCACCCTCGCTGTAGAAGAGGGTATGGTGTGTTTGCTAATAGTGCTGTTCATTGGAAGGCTACTGTAGTgggaaagggaaaagaaaatggGAGTGATTTGATTGTCGCTTTTGATCTTGGAGCTGAGGAATTTAAGATAATACCACAACCTGATTATTCCAGCAATGAACATGAAATGAATGTGGGAGTTTTAGGAGGGTGTTTATGTGTGTTTTGTAATAAGAACTGTAAACAGGTTGAAATATGGGTGATGAAGGAATATGGTGTGAAGGAATCTTGGACTCATCTGTGTACCGTTATTGCAAAGCTACAAGTGAAGGAATTTTGGTTGCATGCTAGACCTTTAGCTTATTCTAAGGGTGGAGACAAAATTCTGCTGGAATTGGATAACAGGTTTTTTGTTTGGTATGATTTGAGAAGGAGAAAGTCCAAGATTATCAAGATTCGTGGCGCTCCTCCGATTTTTATAGCTGAGATTTGTGTAGGAAGCCTTGTCACACTAAATGGAGGTGGTGAGGGTCAGACTAGTGGGAAGGACACacaagagaaaaggaagacTAGAAAGAAAAG GGCTGGTAATAGATGGTTTAGGATGCAAACTTGGAAAACTATGGACATGGAGCGCATGGATGGGGATCTTAATTTGCTTTTCTCTGATTCTGGACTACAAGTTAATGTTAGTTTTTTAGGGAATATAGTTTTTCTGGCTTTATAA
- the LOC118053948 gene encoding F-box protein CPR1 isoform X2 translates to MKTLMRLFPEIAADILSRLPVKSLKRFRCVSKSWCKEIDSLYFINTHLKRSSQAHTHLSLILRDATNLCTVDLDSPDFTSIKLKNNPLKSDHCATEVMGSCNGLLALLNSDFSIALYNPSTREKKMIPVSPLEFPNDLDDSKVSSLFNFYGFGHDPINEDYKVVRFIHFYGDSPDGFFHCEVKVYSLKSNSWKRIDEYPYDLRFILPPDYHPRCRRGYGVFANSAVHWKATVVGKGKENGSDLIVAFDLGAEEFKIIPQPDYSSNEHEMNVGVLGGCLCVFCNKNCKQVEIWVMKEYGVKESWTHLCTVIAKLQVKEFWLHARPLAYSKGGDKILLELDNRFFVWYDLRRRKSKIIKIRGAPPIFIAEICVGSLVTLNGGGEGQTSGKDTQEKRKTRKKRDQFLSKGFKLVL, encoded by the exons ATGAAGACGTTGATGAGGCTCTTTCCAGAGATAGCAGCCGATATTCTAAGCAGACTACCGGTCAAATCTCTCAAACGTTTCAGGTGCGTGTCTAAATCATGGTGCAAAGAAATCGACAGTCTATACTTTATCAACACTCATCTCAAAAGATCATCACAAGCACACACCCATCTCAGCCTCATTCTCAGAGATGCCACCAACTTATGCACTGTAGACTTGGACTCACCCGACTTCACCTCcataaaactgaaaaacaaTCCTTTAAAAAGTGACCACTGCGCTACTGAAGTGATGGGTTCTTGTAATGGACTGCTTGCCCTGTTAAATTCTGACTTTAGTATTGCTCTATATAATCCATCaactagagaaaagaaaatgatacccGTTTCACCTTTAGAGTTTCCAAATGACTTGGACGATTCTAAAGTGTCTAGCCTGTTCAATTTTTATGGATTTGGACATGACCCCATTAATGAAGACTATAAAGTTGTGAGATTTATACACTTTTATGGTGACAGTCCTGATGGGTTTTTTCACTGTGAGGTTAAAGTTTATAGCTTGAAGTCAAATTCTTGGAAAAGAATTGATGAATATCCTTATGACTTGAGGTTTATTCTGCCACCTGATTATCACCCTCGCTGTAGAAGAGGGTATGGTGTGTTTGCTAATAGTGCTGTTCATTGGAAGGCTACTGTAGTgggaaagggaaaagaaaatggGAGTGATTTGATTGTCGCTTTTGATCTTGGAGCTGAGGAATTTAAGATAATACCACAACCTGATTATTCCAGCAATGAACATGAAATGAATGTGGGAGTTTTAGGAGGGTGTTTATGTGTGTTTTGTAATAAGAACTGTAAACAGGTTGAAATATGGGTGATGAAGGAATATGGTGTGAAGGAATCTTGGACTCATCTGTGTACCGTTATTGCAAAGCTACAAGTGAAGGAATTTTGGTTGCATGCTAGACCTTTAGCTTATTCTAAGGGTGGAGACAAAATTCTGCTGGAATTGGATAACAGGTTTTTTGTTTGGTATGATTTGAGAAGGAGAAAGTCCAAGATTATCAAGATTCGTGGCGCTCCTCCGATTTTTATAGCTGAGATTTGTGTAGGAAGCCTTGTCACACTAAATGGAGGTGGTGAGGGTCAGACTAGTGGGAAGGACACacaagagaaaaggaagacTAGAAAGAAAAG GGATCAGTTCTTATCAAAGGGGTTCAAGCTGGTTTTATGA
- the LOC118053949 gene encoding SAC3 family protein C isoform X2, with amino-acid sequence MERSHQNRKGRGNHSSSSSSSQSTRIRNTKVSNFNESSSATNYATNNRSNAHDDPQWKPRRGNTSSSNTQKEKIKTEEDKEADSSDFPRLIGTCPFMCPESERSQRERLQDLAVFERLHGNPRKTSPALAVKKVKFHVISHLKLQRCRSSSNISSVHYLNMEQLTKALTSLYNLYDTNRDSGTVYRNEAEFRSLYVLLHLDSNTRPMGESLSLWFRFVLHPIIRSKEMCFARSVLRFYQMGNYMRFFSTISAEASYLQYCILEPYINKVRALSLSYINNASYKLHPYPLVHLSKLLKMKESDLEVLCSACGLETCADDMGNKLLPTKQTTFCCPKEGFQSYNFTGLEQFES; translated from the exons ATGGAGAGAAGCCACCAAAATCGTAAGGGACGTGGTAATcattcctcttcctcttcctcttctcaaTCAACAAGGATCAGAAACACCAAAGTTTCAAACTTTAATGAATCCAGCAGTGCCACTAATTATGCTACTAACAATAGAAGTAATGCCCATGATGATCCCCAGTGGAAACCCAGAAGAGGAAACACGAGTAGCAGCAatacccaaaaagaaaaaatcaaaacagaagAAGATAAGGAAGCGGATTCTTCAGATTTTCCAAGACTAATTGGAACTTGCCCTTTTATGTGCCcag AGAGTGAAAGGTCCCAACGAGAGCGACTGCAAGATTTAGCTGTGTTTGAGAGGCTCCATGGAAATCCCAGGAAAACATCTCCAGCCTTAGCAGTCAAAAAG GTTAAATTTCATGTTATATCTCACCTCAAGCTTCAACGTTGTCGTAGCAGTTCAAATATTTCTTCAGTGCATTACCTTAACATGGAGCAGCTTACAAAGGCTCTGACGTCCCTATATAATCTGTATGACACAAATCGAGATTCTGGTACTGTTTACAGAAATGAGGCTGAGTTTCGTTCGCTTTACGTGCTGCTTCATCTTGATTCTAACACTCGACCCATG gGGGAGTCACTTTCTTTGTGGTTTCGTTTTGTGCTTCATCCAATTATCCGGTCAAAAGAAATGTGTTTTGCCCGGAGTGTTCTAAG GTTTTATCAGATGGGCAACTATATGCGTTTCTTTTCTACCATATCTGCCGAGGCATCTTATCTGCAGTACTGTATTCTTGAACCTTACATCAACAAG GTTCGAGCGTTGTCCCTGTCATATATAAATAATGCCAGCTACAAGCTTCATCCATATCCTCTGGTACACCTATCTAAGCTCTTGAAGATGAAG GAATCAGATTTGGAGGTATTGTGCAGTGCTTGTGGCCTGGAGACCTGTGCAGATGATATGGGAAATAAGTTGCTACCCACCAAGCAAACGACTTTCTGTTGTCCCAAGGAAGGGTTCCAAAGCTACAACTTCACGGGTTTGGAACAGTTCGAGAGCTGA
- the LOC118053949 gene encoding SAC3 family protein C isoform X1, whose product MERSHQNRKGRGNHSSSSSSSQSTRIRNTKVSNFNESSSATNYATNNRSNAHDDPQWKPRRGNTSSSNTQKEKIKTEEDKEADSSDFPRLIGTCPFMCPESERSQRERLQDLAVFERLHGNPRKTSPALAVKKFCRTISAKHMQASDVRPLPVLEDTLAYLLNLLDSTDHPFEVVHDFIFDRTRSIRQDLSMQNIVDDKSIYMYEKMVKFHVISHLKLQRCRSSSNISSVHYLNMEQLTKALTSLYNLYDTNRDSGTVYRNEAEFRSLYVLLHLDSNTRPMGESLSLWFRFVLHPIIRSKEMCFARSVLRFYQMGNYMRFFSTISAEASYLQYCILEPYINKVRALSLSYINNASYKLHPYPLVHLSKLLKMKESDLEVLCSACGLETCADDMGNKLLPTKQTTFCCPKEGFQSYNFTGLEQFES is encoded by the exons ATGGAGAGAAGCCACCAAAATCGTAAGGGACGTGGTAATcattcctcttcctcttcctcttctcaaTCAACAAGGATCAGAAACACCAAAGTTTCAAACTTTAATGAATCCAGCAGTGCCACTAATTATGCTACTAACAATAGAAGTAATGCCCATGATGATCCCCAGTGGAAACCCAGAAGAGGAAACACGAGTAGCAGCAatacccaaaaagaaaaaatcaaaacagaagAAGATAAGGAAGCGGATTCTTCAGATTTTCCAAGACTAATTGGAACTTGCCCTTTTATGTGCCcag AGAGTGAAAGGTCCCAACGAGAGCGACTGCAAGATTTAGCTGTGTTTGAGAGGCTCCATGGAAATCCCAGGAAAACATCTCCAGCCTTAGCAGTCAAAAAG TTTTGCAGAACTATCTCCGCCAAGCACATGCAAGCATCTGATGTGCGGCCACTTCCAGTATTAGAAGACACTTTGGCCTATCTCTTAAATTTGCTGGATTCAACAGACCATCCTTTTGAAGTGGTTCATGACTTCATTTTTGATAGGACAAGGTCTATAAGACAAGATCTTAGCATGCAGAATATTGTTGATGATAAATCAATCTACATGTATGAGAAAATG GTTAAATTTCATGTTATATCTCACCTCAAGCTTCAACGTTGTCGTAGCAGTTCAAATATTTCTTCAGTGCATTACCTTAACATGGAGCAGCTTACAAAGGCTCTGACGTCCCTATATAATCTGTATGACACAAATCGAGATTCTGGTACTGTTTACAGAAATGAGGCTGAGTTTCGTTCGCTTTACGTGCTGCTTCATCTTGATTCTAACACTCGACCCATG gGGGAGTCACTTTCTTTGTGGTTTCGTTTTGTGCTTCATCCAATTATCCGGTCAAAAGAAATGTGTTTTGCCCGGAGTGTTCTAAG GTTTTATCAGATGGGCAACTATATGCGTTTCTTTTCTACCATATCTGCCGAGGCATCTTATCTGCAGTACTGTATTCTTGAACCTTACATCAACAAG GTTCGAGCGTTGTCCCTGTCATATATAAATAATGCCAGCTACAAGCTTCATCCATATCCTCTGGTACACCTATCTAAGCTCTTGAAGATGAAG GAATCAGATTTGGAGGTATTGTGCAGTGCTTGTGGCCTGGAGACCTGTGCAGATGATATGGGAAATAAGTTGCTACCCACCAAGCAAACGACTTTCTGTTGTCCCAAGGAAGGGTTCCAAAGCTACAACTTCACGGGTTTGGAACAGTTCGAGAGCTGA
- the LOC118053950 gene encoding uncharacterized protein gives MAIQTSLQLISYSQELVDGQPVHVSSNCLPIKALKYEPAGHAYHSAALKLLGWEEEGTKSEDQKVSKDKEQSYMPSSESYSTKGKKKTGSGDKQQDHYAMLGLGHLRYLATEEQIRKSYREVALKYHPDKQAAILLAEETEAAKQAKKYEIESHFKAIQEAYEALIDPVKRRIYDSTDEFDDEIPTDCSPQDFFKVFGPAFMRNGRWSVNQPIPSLGDDNTSLKEVDSFYDFWYSFKSWREFPHADEFDLEQAESRDHKRWMERQNAKLSEKARKEDYARIRTLVDSAYKRDPRILRRKEEGKAEKQRRKEAKFLAKRLQEEEAARAAEEERRQKEEEEKRAAEAALQQKKLKEKEKKLLRKERSRLRTLSAPVLPQCLLNLGEDDVENLCMSLDIEQLRSLCDRMDGKEVVEQAKVLRDACGCDHDSSSSKLDEKKISQQNGSLNSNGRAPSSSSGKKEKPWSREEIELLRKGIQKYPKGTSRRWEVISEYIGTGRSVEEILKATKTVLLQKPDTAKAFDSFLEKRKPAQSIASPLTTREEIQGASAMQAPESRVAKIAEEESSRDTDKQKTDDLVTANGVSSSADQDVWSAVQERALVQALKTFPKETSQRWERVAAAVPGKTANQCRKKLALLKENFRSKKSTA, from the coding sequence ATGGCCATCCAAACTAGTTTGCAGCTTATTTCTTACTCACAAGAGCTCGTAGACGGACAGCCAGTACATGTTTCTTCAAACTGCCTTCCAATCAAAGCTTTAAAATATGAACCAGCTGGGCATGCTTATCACTCTGCTGCTTTAAAACTCCTTGGTTGGGAGGAGGAAGGCACAAAGAGTGAAGATCAGAAAGTGTCCAAAGACAAAGAACAATCATATATGCCTTCATCTGAATCCTATAGCACCAAAGGTAAAAAGAAAACTGGATCTGGAGATAAGCAACAGGATCACTATGCCATGTTGGGTTTAGGCCATTTGAGATATCTTGCCACAGAAGAACAGATACGGAAAAGTTATCGTGAGGTTGCTTTGAAGTATCACCCAGACAAACAGGCAGCTATTCTTCTTGCTGAGGAAACTGAGGCagcaaaacaagcaaaaaagtATGAAATAGAGAGCCACTTTAAAGCTATCCAAGAAGCGTATGAAGCTTTGATTGATCCtgtgaagagaagaatataCGACTCCACAGATgagtttgatgatgaaattCCCACTGACTGTTCCCCTCAAGACTTCTTCAAGGTTTTTGGTCCTGCTTTTATGAGGAATGGGCGGTGGTCAGTTAACCAACCAATCCCATCTTTAGGTGATGATAACACTTCTTTAAAAGAAGTAGATAgcttttatgatttttggtACAGCTTTAAAAGCTGGAGAGAGTTCCCTCATGCGGATGAATTTGATCTTGAGCAAGCTGAGTCTCGTGACCATAAGAGATGGATGGAGAGGCAAAATGCAAAGCTTTCAGAAAAGGCTAGAAAGGAAGACTATGCACGGATACGCACTCTTGTTGACAGTGCTTATAAAAgagacccaagaatattgagGAGAAAGGAGGAGGGGAAAGCTGAGAAGCAAAGAAGGAAGGAAGCTAAGTTTTTGGCAAAAAGGttgcaagaagaagaagctgcaAGGGCTGCTGAAGAGGAGAGACGCcagaaagaagaggaggaaaaacGTGCTGCTGAAGCTGCTTTACAGCAGAAGAAGttaaaggagaaagagaagaagctTCTTCGTAAAGAGCGGAGTCGCCTTCGCACTCTTTCAGCACCTGTTCTGCCTCAGTGTTTGCTCAATCTTGGTGAGGATGATGTGGAAAATCTTTGTATGTCACTGGATATTGAGCAGCTTAGGAGTTTATGTGACAGAATGGATGGTAAAGAAGTGGTAGAGCAAGCAAAAGTGCTGAGAGATGCATGTGGATGTGATCATGATTCCAGTAGCAGTAAACTGGATGAGAAAAAGATTTCACAGCAAAATGGCTCTTTGAACTCCAATGGAAGAGCCCCATCAAGCAGCTCTGGAAAGAAGGAGAAACCTTGGAGCCGAGAAGAAATTGAGCTTCTGAGGAAAGGAATACAGAAATATCCTAAAGGAACATCTCGGAGGTGGGAGGTTATTTCAGAGTACATTGGTACAGGAAGATCTGTTGAAGAAATTCTGAAAGCAACTAAAACTGTCCTACTTCAGAAGCCTGATACAGCTAAAGCTTTTGATTCTTTTCTTGAAAAGAGGAAACCTGCACAATCCATTGCATCTCCGCTTACAACTAGAGAGGAAATACAAGGGGCATCAGCGATGCAGGCACCTGAAAGTAGAGTTGCAAAGATTGCTGAAGAAGAGTCTTCAAGAGACACAGACAAGCAGAAAACTGATGACCTGGTTACTGCAAATGGGGTGTCTTCAAGTGCAGACCAAGACGTGTGGTCTGCAGTGCAAGAAAGAGCCTTAGTTCAGGCTCTAAAAACGTTCCCAAAAGAAACTTCTCAACGTTGGGAGCGGGTTGCTGCTGCTGTTCCTGGGAAAACTGCAAACCAGTGCAGGAAAAAATTGGCTTTGCTGAAGGAGAACTTTAGAAGCAAGAAAAGTACGGCTTAG